One window of Triticum dicoccoides isolate Atlit2015 ecotype Zavitan chromosome 5A, WEW_v2.0, whole genome shotgun sequence genomic DNA carries:
- the LOC119301676 gene encoding protein disulfide-isomerase LQY1, chloroplastic-like, translated as MPATACGACAAAFPSSAHGHGPPPPSGSIRKLVSPTPRRLGHRLAAPMASTVDSPGSSSDFAKRMDRAWLISKQPSPTSCSSCQSTGDVECRWCAGTGFFILGNNMLCEVPSKNTRCVICSGKGFSRCADCKGTGFRAKWLEEPPVDK; from the exons ATGCCGGCGACCGCCTGCGGCGCCTGCGCGGCTGCCTTTCCCTCCTCCGCCCACGGTCATGGCCCTCCGCCGCCTTCCGGGAGCATACGGAAGCTCGTCTCGCCCACCCCCAGGCGGCTAGGGCACCGGCTGGCCGCTCCCATGGCCTCCACCGTCGACTCGCCCGGCAGCTCCTCCGACTTCGCCAAGCGCATGGACCGCGCCTGGCTCATCTCCAAG CAACCAAGTCCGACTTCTTGTTCATCTTGTCAATCCACTGGCGATGTGGAGTGCAGGTGGTGTGCAGGCACGGGCTTCTTTATCCTTGGCAACAATATGTTGTGTGAAGTACCCTCGAAAAATACAAGATGTGTGATTTGCTCTGGAAAG GGCTTTTCACGTTGTGCTGATTGCAAAGGAACTGGGTTTCGCGCCAAGTGGCTTGAAGAGCCCCCTGTTGACAAATGA